The DNA sequence GTGCGCTGCGACGTGGGCAGCTTCCGGCAGCTGGAGCGGGTGGCCGACACCATGGGCCCGTTCGACTACGTGTACCACCTGGCCGCCGAGTTCGGCCGCTGGAACGGCGAGGACTTCTACGAGCAGCTCTGGCAGAGCAATGCCATCGGCACCAAGAACGTCATCCGCCTCCAGGAGAAGCACCGCTTCCGCCTGATCCACTTCTCGTCTTCGGAAGTGTACGGCGACTGGCCGGACGTGATGGCCGAGGACGTGATGGAGAAGCACGAGGTCAAGCAGATGAACGACTACGCGCTCTCCAAGTGGGTCAACGAGTGCCAGATCCGCAACTCGATCATCCAGTATGGGACCGAGAGCGTGGTGGTGCGCCTGTTCAACACGTACGGCCCGGGCGAGTTCTACAGCCCGTACCGCTCGGTGAACTGCCGCTTCATGTACTGCGCGCTCATGGGCCTGCCGTACGTCGTGTTCCGCGGCTACCACCGCACGTCCACGTTCGTGAGCGACACCGTGGTCTCGCTCGCCAACATCGCCGACAACTTCAAGACCGGCGAGACGTACAACATCAGCAGCAACGAGTACCACAGCATCGAGGAGCTGTCGGACATGATCCTGCGCGCCACCGGGGCGGACCCGTCGCTGGTGGTGTACAAGGACGCCGAGCCGCTTACCACGCGCAGCAAGCGGGTGGACAACTCCAAGGCCGTGCGCGACCTGGGCTACCGGGCGCAGGTGGGCCTGGAAGACGGCGTGTACCGCACCGTGGAGTGGATGCGCGGCGTGTACCTCGAGGGCAGCGTGCGCAGCCCGTACGCGGCGGCGCTGGGGATCGACCCCGTCCTCTCGGGCGCGGGGGTCTGACCTCCGCTGCCCGGCAAGGGCGGTAGCTTTCCGGAGAGGCTGGGCGCCCCGCGTCCAGCCCTTCCTTTATCCGTACGGCGGCGCCGGTAGACACGGCGTCGCGGACCTCCGGTGGAACGCAGATGGAGCAGACGGCGCGGTATCCGCGGGTGCTGGTGGTGGCGGCGAACCCGTTCTCGCGGCGCTCCAACAACGGGCTGACCATGACCAGCCTGTTCGAGGGCTGGCCCAAGGACCGGCTGGCGCAGGTGTTCGTGCCGTTCGTGACGCCCGCGCCGCCGGAGTTCGACGTGTGCAGCCGCTACTGGGCGCTCACCCCGCGCGGCCTGAAGCGCGTGGAGGAGACGGTGCCGGTGGAGGCGCTGCCCGGCCGCCCGTCCAAGCTGCGCAACTTCGCGGTGCGGCTGGCGACGGAGTCGCGCCTGG is a window from the Longimicrobiaceae bacterium genome containing:
- a CDS encoding NAD(P)-dependent oxidoreductase; the protein is MKILVTGGRGTVGSVLVEELRSRGHDVVSADLAHGDHEIGYSLRTDVLKPTYVRCDVGSFRQLERVADTMGPFDYVYHLAAEFGRWNGEDFYEQLWQSNAIGTKNVIRLQEKHRFRLIHFSSSEVYGDWPDVMAEDVMEKHEVKQMNDYALSKWVNECQIRNSIIQYGTESVVVRLFNTYGPGEFYSPYRSVNCRFMYCALMGLPYVVFRGYHRTSTFVSDTVVSLANIADNFKTGETYNISSNEYHSIEELSDMILRATGADPSLVVYKDAEPLTTRSKRVDNSKAVRDLGYRAQVGLEDGVYRTVEWMRGVYLEGSVRSPYAAALGIDPVLSGAGV